GTTGATGAGCACTTGTTCGACTCTCCTGCGATCGCTGTAGAGCACAGCCTCACCTGCCGCCGGAGCCACCCGCAATGCAAGACCGCGTTCCTCGGCGAGCGGACGCACGATCCCTGCGACCGAATCGAGGACCTCGTTAGCGTCGAACTCCTCGGCAACTAAAACGATGCGGCCCGCCTCGAACTTCGACAGATCGAGGATGTCGTTGATCAGGGCAAGCAGGTGTTTGCTTTCGCTGTTGATGATGCCGACCTGCGTGCGCTGTTCGGGAGTGAGTGTTCCGGCCAGGCCCATGGAAAGGATCCCTGAAAAGCCGATGATCGAGTTGAGGGGCGTGCGCAACTCGTGGCTCACCGTCGCAAGCAGCTGCGTCTTGGCAGCGCTCTGTTCTTCGAGGACGTCGACCGCCCGCTCAAGCGCATGGTTGCTCGCGCGCAACCGCCGCTCCGCCACAAGCGCCATCCCGCCAAGCGCCACCGTCATTCCGGTGGCAAGCAGGCCGAGCAGCCCGATCTGAATCCACGAACGCCTGATGAGCTCCGATGCGCTCACCGCGAATGGACCGTATGGCATCGTCACGCTCAGCGCGCCCCTAATCGACCCGACGGCCCCTGCCCACTCGTCATGGCAGTTGACACACGCCGCCTCCACCGCAAGGGGCCTCGCAAAACGCAACACCTCAGCGCCGTCGCGCTCGGTGAGGAGATGGCGCTCGTCGTCAGTGGAAGCGGCACTCTCGATCGCCTCGCGCTCCCACCTGTCGGCTGCATTGTCCGGATTGAGCGGCTCCAGGCCGACGACCCGCGCCGAGATGCCCGTCTGTCGCACGAGCCACTCATCGGTCAGGCGCACGAAGTAAGCGGGGTTGACACGCACGAGCACCGTGCCGTCAGGCAGCTCTAGTGTCCGCTCGTCCTCGGGCAGATACGGGTTGGGCGTCACGTCTGCGCTCTGTAGTACGTAGACGCCAGCGTGTTCGCTCACCCATCTTCGCGTCACGACTATCTTGTCCACGTACGACGAGGCGACCGAAAGTGCGAGATGACGCTGCTGGACGCGGATCGTGTCGGCAGACTGCACTCCCGCGAAGGCCACGGTCACGATGAGTATGGCGAGCGTGGCGACCAACACCTTACCGGTGATGGTGGAAAAGACTCCGCCCATCAGCGCGGAAGGTGCCGTCGGACCTCGGCTACAAGACCATCGTTGGAAAACGGTTTGGTGATGTAGCCGGCCGCGCCTGCCTTCTCGGCGGTTTCACGATCGTGCGCGCCGCCAAGGGCGGTGACAAAGACCACGGGAATCGCGGCGGTAGATGCGTTCTCGCGCAACGCCTCACACAGCTGCCATCCATTGACTCCCGGCATCATTATGTCGAGGAGGACAACATCTGGCTGGATGCGTGCGATTGTCTTCATGCCCTCGAAGACGCTCGGCGCTGTCTCAACGATGAAACCCGCGGTCTCCAAAACCATCTCCATGAGACCGGCCATCTCAAGATCATCGTCTATGGCAAGCACCACGGCCCGCCGCATCCGCGCTCCTCCCCGTATGGCCCGTACTCATTTCATAGTATCGGTTTGCGGCACAGATCGGGTGAGTCTCACAAGATCCATTAGTCGGAAGACTCGTGGCCGTTCACGTCAGAAACCCAGTCAGCACCGCTGCGATAATGATCGCTGGAAGCATGTTGCCAACAGGCAGGCGCTTGATGCGCGCGAGATCGAGACCTATCGCAAAGATGAGTGCGCCTCCGGTAGCCTGGATCGCGTTGATGACCGCCTCGGTGACGAAAGGCTCGATCGCGTGCGCGCCCAGCGCGACGCTCCCCTGGATGACAAGGATCGGGATCGCTGAAAGTGCGACACCTACTCCGAGCGTGGTCGCGAGCGCGATCGCCGCGATCCCATCGAGCAGGGCCTTGAGGTACAGCAACGACGGGTCGCCGAGGCCGTCTTTGATCGAGCCCAGAATCGTCATTGCTCCCACGCAAAACAGCAACGACGCGGTCACGAACCCTTCGACAAGCGTGTGCGCCTTCTCTCCGGGCTGCTCGGCCCGACCGGGCGCGAGGAACGGCACACGATGCGCGATCCTTTGGAGGAAGTGGCCGAAGTGCTCGAGTCTGTGCTCGATACGCAACGCTTCGCCGAGCAATGCGCCAACGACAAGCGAGCCCACTAGGACGAGGGCCGCGTATGGTCCCATTCCGTTTGTGCCAAGATCGGCAAGCCCTCCGATAGCCATGCTCGCGCCGATCACGATCGTCGCCAGCCCTATCCCGGAAAACGCGATAGCGCGAAACCTCTCGGTGATGACTCCACCAAACATAAGACCTATAGCCGAACCCACAAGAACCGCAAGCACGTTGACCAGAACACCGGAACCGAGCACGTTCACTCCTCGCTCTCTTCGGTCAGCCATAACTCCTTGAGCTCGGCGGTTATGGCGTTGCCGCCAGCGGGGATGCCCGCGCCTGAAGCAGGGTACCGCTTTGGACCAATTCGCGCACGTCCTCGGCCGCCGGCGTCGAAAACCACGTCACGTGCGCGGATCCGCACGCGGCCTCCACCGTGCGTGCGTGCCCGTGCGACAAGCGCATTGTCGGAGGTCACGACCGTGACCGTCTCACGCGCTGCGGCCCCCTGTATGATTCGCACAATCTCATCATCAGCTGAGCCTCGTCGCGCGAACACGACTTCTACCGGCTCCATGTTCGGTGCCGCAGGCGCCCCGGTTGCTCGCTCGGCGTCAAAAACGACCACGATCCGGCCCCGCCCGAGAAGCTCCGCTCCGCGCGCCCTAAGTCGCGCGATGAGCGCGTCGCGTTGTCGATCGAGCGGGAGGTCCCGGGTGGCGGGATCGGATCTTGTGACGTTGTAGCCATCGATCACGTAGAGCATGGCGCGTCCTCACCGCATATATCCACCAAATACATTGTACATGCGGTTTGCGACACCCAGGCCCCACCTCCCAGGCCCCACATCCCTCTCGCAAGAATTGGGGACGTACTAACTGCAGGCACAAGACGACCGTGCACGCTAACGAGTGAAACCGGGGTAGCTGCTCGTGCCACATGTGATACGTGCGATCCTGACCACAGCGCTCTTCGCCACGCTACTAGGGTGCGCCGGCCCGGCGGAGCCGCCGACCATCGTCGACCCCAGCACCCCATCGGCCCCAGAAGGGCCATCCACCCCTCCGGAGAGCTCTCGTCTTGAGGACTTGAAAATCGACTTCGTTCTCGTCGCTGACGGATTCGACCAGCCGCTCTACGTCACGGGAGCGGGCGACGGATCCGGAAGATTGTTCGTGGCCGAGAAGACCGGCGCGCTTTGGACGGTGCGCGACGGCGAAATCGACGACACGCCCTTCCTCGATCTGCGCGGCCGGGTGAGCACCGAGTCGGAGCTCGGGCTTCTCGGCGTAGCGTTCACGCCCGATTTCGCGGCGAGCGGAGTGGTGTATGTGAGCTACACCGACCTCAGCCATGCAAGCGTTCTCTCGCGCTTCGACTCTGATGGCGTCACAGCCGACCCAAACAGCGAGCGCGTTTTGCTGCGCGTCGAGCAACCCTACGCTAACCACAACGGTGGAGGGATAGCGTTCGGACCCGACGGGATGCTCTACCTCGGGCTCGGCGATGGCGGCTCAGCAGGGGACCCGCTGCGCGCCGGCCAGGATCTCTCGACACCGCTCGGCAAGATGCTGCGGATCGATGTCGGCGCGACAGGTGCGTGGAGCACACAGGCTGGCGTCCCGGCGGACAACCCCTTCGTCGATGTCGCCGGTGCCGATCCGCTCATCTGGTCGTACGGACTTAGAAACCCGTGGCGCTTCAGCTTCGACCGTGAAACCGGCGACCTGTGGATCGGGGATGTGGGCCAAAACGCGTTAGAAGAGGTGAACTTCCAGCCCGCGGCGAGCCAAGGAGGCGAGAACTGGGGATGGAGCCTCTTCGAGGGCACCGACCCCTTTCCGCCAGACCGCGATGTCACCGAGAACCGGGACGCCTTCGCGTGGCCGCTCGTTGAGTACCGCCACCCTACCGGCAAATCCGTGACCGGCGGCTATGTCTACCGGGGCGACGCTTTTCCGCTCATGCGCGGCGTCTACCTGTACGGAGACTTCGTGACCGGACGCGTGTGGGGGGTCGCACGCGGCCCCGATGGTCCTGAAACCAGAGAGCTCGCCACAACCGAGATGGCCATCTCGTCGTTCGGTGAGGATGACGAAGGGGAGCTCTACGTGGTCGATTTCCAGGGAGGGTTATATCGGGTCGAGGCGCGATAGCGACCTGCGGCCTGCGACCTGCGCCCTACAGACTACCCGCCCGCAGGTGCGCCAAAGAGCCGATCGCACTCGGCGACGTACGCCTGAAGGGGCGGGGGAAGCGCTTCGACCGGACCCGCGGGCGGCATCGGCCCAGAGTGGTATGTGTCCCAAAACAGCACGTGGTCACGAGCTCCTTGGAGGCGGCCGCTCTTCGTGTCCGCCATGAGCGCCGCGAACGCCTTGCCCGTATAGGTGGTCTCGAGTTTCACTCCGGCCGCGCCAGCGAGCTTGACCGCTTCGATGCTCTCGGAGGTCGGCACACCGTAGCCGGGATCGAAAAACTCGTGGCGCAGCTCTAGGCGCAAGTCTGCGAAGGTGAGTTCGGGAAAGGCCGAGTCGAGCGAGCGCATCAACATGATCGTCTCGGCAGCGAGCTTCTCGGCGAACGGCTCGTTGGCGACCTCGCCGGGCGTGACACGGATCGCGAGTACCTGTGGCGCCATACGCGCACCGGCGCGCTCGAGCGCGGCAAACCCAATCGCGAGCCCCACCGCCGTGCCGAGCGTCCCGCCGGCGACGTAGACGACATCTGGCGCGACGAAGTCTCCGAGCGCGAACGCAATCGCGCCCAAGTCGAGCTCCCTGACCTGCGCGGCAACCTCGAACGCCGCGTTCACGTAACCAATCGTGCCGAGCGAGTTGGTACCGCCCATCGGGATGACGTAGGGCTCAACACCGTCTCGCCGGGCGAGCCCCCGCCGGGCGAGCACCGCTTCGCGGCGACCGTCCCATCCGTCGATGGGGTGGATCACCGTGCCGAGCGCCGCATGGGCACGCAACGTCGCTGCGGCGAACGGTCCCGGGGCCTGCGGCGAAAGCACAACGTGCGGCTCGAGTCCGAGCGCGCGGGCGTGCACCGCGGTGGCGAGCGCGTGGTTCGAACCGTACGCGCCAAACGTGAGTACCGCCGCGCGGCCCTGCGCCTTCGCTTGGCCGAGAAGGAACTCGAGCTTGCGAACCTTGTTCCCGCCGTAGATCGCATTGGTGAGGTCGTCGCGCTTGACCCAAAGGCCGTGGACGGGCCAGATCTCCTCGGCGTCCTCATCGAGCGGGAGGATGTCCGCGCCGTTGGCAACCGGCGTGGGCAGATCGCAAAGCTCGACGCGAGGCAATGCGGCGATACCCGGGAAGCGCTCGAACAACGGCAGCTTCATCGGTTCAAGCCTCCCCGACCGTCAGACAGGATTCCTGCTACCGCAAATGGTAGCAGGGCGCACCCGGATGGTCGCGCGCTAGCGCCCAGTGCTGCGCTACTCGTAGGCGATCGCGTCGCGCACGCTTACCTGGGCCGCTCGAAACGCCGGCAGGAGGCTTGCTGCCACCGCGATAACCGTGACCGCCACCAGCCACACAACCACACCCTCCCACGAGTACTCGAAGGTGAGCGGCAGCGCCATCGCCCTCTCAAGCATCGTGAGCAGCGCCAGGCTCATCGGATACGAGGCCAGCGCGCCGAGGAACCACGCGATGAGCGCAATGACGACCCCCTCTGTCACGAATATCTGGTAGATCGAGCGGTGCGACGCCCCGATGGCACGCATGACGCCGATCTCGCGGGTCGACTCGAGCACGTTGATGGTCATGGTGCCCGTGAGTCCGATTACGCCAACGAGTGCGAGGATCGCCCCCATGATCGCGAGGAACGTCACGAGTATGCCGAGTTGGCTTGCGACCTGGTCGCGCTGCTCCGTCGCGGTCTGTGAGAACGCCACCGGGACTCCTCGCTCTTCGAGCTGTCGCTCAACGAGGCGCGCTACGCGAGTCTGTTCGGCCTCGTGCGCCGACGTGGTGCGCACCTGCAACCTCATGATCGCACCGTGCGCACCAGTGATGGCTTCAAGGTGTTCCAGCGGCGTGAACGCGACCGGGCCCATGAGCCCCGCGCTCACGACGCCCACGACCTCGAAGACACGATCGTCACCAATCACGTTGAACGTGGCGCGTGACCCTGAAGTGAGCCCGGGTTCGCTCTTAACAACGTCAGCGTTGAGTACGATCGCGTTACTGTCGTCTGCGGTAAGCCACCGCCCTTCGGTGAGGCGCGGCACGATGAAGTCTGAGCCGGGACGCACCCCGATGATGTCGATCGGTTCTGATTCTGTGCCGTCGGGACGGGCGAAGACGGCACGATACTCCGGCATCCCTGAAACCGCGACCACGCCTTCTACGCGCGACGCGACACGCGTGACCGTCTCGGCGCTCTGCGGGCGCGCGAACCACAACTGGGCGTCGTAGTCCCACATGTCGATCTCGTCCACGGTAGCAAGGATCGAGCTCTGCACGCTCGTCACCGACATGATCACCGAGGATGCAAGCGAGAGCGTGATGAGCGTCAATGTGAGACGTCCCTTGCGTAGAAACGTGTTGCGCAGCGACAGTGCGACCGGTCGCGGCAGCCCGCGAACGAGACCCAGCGCGCGATCGAGCAACCCGTGCCCAAACGACGTGCCGCTCATCCCCGTCGCGTTGAGCGCCCGAACCACGCTCGTACGTGTCCCGAGACGCACCGGGACCACTGCCGCGAGCAGGGGCACGGCCAACCCCACCAGCACGCCTAGCAGCACCACGTACGGCGGCGGCGCGAACGAGGTGATGCGGAAGTTCAGCAAGTCAGCGGCGTACCCCGTGAACCACCAACCAGCGAGCGCGCCGGCGGGCAGCCCCACGGCGACCGCGCCTGACCCGTAGACCGCGACCATCGCGAGGTACATCCACGTGACCTGGCCGGCTCGCCCGCCCACAGCCTTCATGATGCCCACTTGTCTCACCTGTTGCGCCATGATCGCTTGCACCGTTGTCACGACAAGAAAGCCCGAGAGCGCAAGCGAGAGCAGTCCGAGCGCGAGCAGCAGCAGCGAAACCGCCTTGAAGATGTCTCCGAGAAAGTGACTGCCCGGCTCGGGCACGCTGGTCTGCACGACCTGCACGCCGCGCGGGAGCAGCACGTCGTCGCGGATGGCCGTTGCGAGTCGGCTCGCTTCGGCCCTGTCGGGTGTGCCCGCAGCGACAACCTTAAGCTCGTTGTAGCTGCGTGGCTCGTCGAGCAGGCGCAGGGTATCCATCGAGACGTAGCCGGTGGCGGCGTTCACGAACGTCGCAGGAAACGCGTTGATGTCGTGGACGATGCTCGTCACGCGCAGCCGCACACGTGTGCCGCCGGGTGTCTCGGCTGTCACCACGTCTCCTACAGCGTGCGGGGCGACCAGATTGACCGAGCGCTCCAGCACAAGCTCCCCGGCCGCGGGAGGCCACGTGCGCGCCGACTCCACCGTCACGACATCGATCTGCCCGCCCTCGAGATCGGGCACCGCGCGCAGCTGCATGGTGTCCCACCCGGCGGAGGAGACAGCGTCGCTTTGCTCTCCCTTTTCGTAGCGAATCGCGAGCGTTCGCGCGCCCTCGGCAAAACGCACTCCCTCAAACCGCTCGACAGCGCGCACCACGCTTTCATCCAGATCGGACACCGCAAACGTGATGGTGGCGGGCATCGACGCCGAGTAGACCGCGTCGAACTCGCGAATGAGGATGCCGCGTCCGCCCATCACGACAGTGATCGCGAACACGCCCACCGCGATCGAGAGGACCACGAGCAGAGTGCGGAACCGGTGTCCGGCGAGGTCTCGCACGACCTTGCGCCACCGGGGAGCCAGAGCGGCAAGCGGCCCTCTCATGGACCGGAACGCGCGGTCCGTGGGCGGTGCGTCGTCTCCTCGACTATCTCGCCGTCGCTTACCGTGAGTGAACGCCGGACGCGCGAGGCGATATCGGCGTCGTGGGTGACCATGATGATTGTCTTGTGAGCGTCCACCAACTCTTCGAACAGGTGAAACACCGCGTCAGCGGTTTTTGAGTCGAGATTGCCGGTGGGCTCATCGGCAGCCAGGATGGGCGGGTCGTTGGCGAGCGCGCGAGCGATTGCGACGCGCTGTTGCTGACCTCCAGAGAGCGCCGAGGGCAACTTGTAGGCCTGGTCGGTCATCTCGACCTGTTCTAAGAGGCGCATCGCTCGTTCGGGGCGCTCGGCCGGGGAGTGCATCGCGCAGAAGTCCATCGGCAGCATGACGTTTTCTATGGCCGTGAGCGTGGGCAACAGCTGGAAGAACTGAAACACTACGCCGATCGTGCGACCGCGCCACATCGCGAGCTGGTTCTCGTTTAAAGCATGCACAGAAACCCCGTCGATGACCACCTCGCCCGACGTTGGATGGTCGATGCCGGTGATCATGTTGATGAGTGTTGTCTTGCCCGATCCGGACTTTCCCACCAGCCCGATGAACTCGCCGCTACGCACCTCGAGGTCGACACCGCGCAGCGCGGTGAACGGAACCCCTCCGGTGTCGTAGACCTTCACCACACCGCGGAGCGAGACGAGCGGCGTTTCACGGCCGTGGGGTGCATCAGGGACGTTCACGTGCGCAGAAGTCACTCCCTCAAAGGCAGATGCGCCAGACGTCAGATCATCCGGCGGTCGCGGCGCATACGGTACAGCCACCACAATCCGTATGCGAAAACGAGGCCGACTCCGCCGATTACGCCTTTCATCGGCTCGATGTCTTGCGGTCGCGGCTCGCCCCTGGAGATGATCTCAAGTGACGTCGCGTGCACGTCGAACTCGCCGCCGTGCTCCTCGCAGGCGATGTTCACGATACCGGTCACGCGCACGATGTCGCCTGTGTGCCGGTAGTCGCCAAAGTGCTCTATCCTTGCCGCCATCTCATCCGTGACCCAGATGCCGAGACCGACCTCGTCGCCAAGGATGTTCACCCACCTGCCGCCGCCCATCGCTCGCAAGTGCTCGCCTATCGCCTCACCCTCGACCACGATCTCGTGACCGTCGAGCGCGCGGTCTATCTCGACCACCTCGGCAGGGCTGAGTGGGGCATCGAACATGGTGGTCGCCAACGCCGACTGGACGCTACCCAATGTGGCGAGCGCGGCAACAAACGCCAATACACACGCTAACGGCCACCGCATCATCGCGAACGCCACCTCCTCACGTCAAACGCCAAGACCACCTGCGACACGAGCACGAGTACCGCGATAAACTCAAGCCGCCCGGCCCACATCTGAAACATGTACACGAGTTTGAGCCCCGTGGGCATCGTCGCGGACGTAATACCAATCGAAAGTCCCGAGTTCGCCGTTGCGGAGATCGATTCGAACATCGCCTCGGAAGCTCCGTACCCATATGCCGCACCCGCGACACCGCCCACGACGTACGTCACGAGGTAGAGGATGAATACCGTCGCGGCAGCGCCCACCACTTCCGGCTTGAGGACCCTCATGCCGAGATGATGGTAGCGCACCGTCATTGCGGCGCTCTTCGGTGCGATCGCCTGCTTGACGTGAAGAACGATCGATTTAGCGATCACCCCTACGCGCAAAGCCTTGATGCCGCCACCTGTCGACGAGAGCGAGCCCCCTACGGCCATGCCGAGCATGATCGCGATCAATCCCACACCGCTGAAATCATGAATGAACTGGCTCCCGTACACTGTCTGGTGCCCCGCGCTATGTCCCGAGATGACCTGGAACACCCCTTTACGGAAGACCCCATATGCGCTGGTGAAGGTATCCGCGTACGTGAGTCCGATTGCGACAAGCGCCGACCACGCTGTAATGACGAACGCAAGCACGCGAGTCTCGATGTTCTTGCGCAGCTCCCTGCGTGATCCACGCCAGATCTGCGCATGGAGGGCGAAGTTGATCGATCCTGCCATCATGAGAATGAGAGCAAGAGCCTCGATCAGGTAGTGGTGGTAGTACATGAGATTCATCCGCTGCGGCGCGAACCCTCCCGTGTCGAACGCCGCGGCGGCTATCCAGAATCCGTGCAGGAGACTCCTCGCCGGCGACATGCCGATAAACGACATGATCGCGAAGAAGGTTGCCGTACCGAGTGCGACGTAAACCGCGGTAACAACCCAGATGAACCGCGCGGTGTGAACGATGTTGGGAAGAATCCGCTCGTCACGGCCCTCGGCGACGTAGAGTGAGAACGCGCCGCCACGAAGTCCCACCGCGAGCGAGAGGGCGGCGACGACGATCCCCTGTCCTCCGATAAGCTGCATCAGATGCCGCCACATGTTATGGGCGTAGGACATGTGATCGAGGTCGACCGCGACAGTCAGCCCTGAGACCGTCAAACCGCTGATCGCGTCGAAGCACGCGTCGAGGTAGCTCGGATAGTTGTCCGAAAACGCGAGGGGCAGCGCTGCGGCCATAGCGGCGGCGATCCACCCCAGCGCGGTGATTGCGAGCGCGTGCGTGTGATTCATGCGTGAGGGGCGCACCTCGGCGTGCATCAGCGCCATGCCGACGGCGCACGACACTCCAGCTCCCAAGGCGAAATCAAGTGCCGCGTCCCACTCCCGCGCAAGCACTCCCACCACAAGCGGGATGATCATCGCGAGGCCGATACCCGTGACGAGAATCCCAACGAAGTGGAGTATCGTGCGCATGTCCGGGGAGTACAGCCGCACCCACATCGCTGTCGCCTACCGCACCCACGCCACGAACAACACCACGAAGAACATGGCCGCGATGAAGGCGCTCAAAGCCGCAAGTTCGAGTAGCAACCCGCTCAACCAGTGCTGAAGCGGGCTGTGGAAGCGATGTACCCTCATGATCCGCTTTCGCCGCGCGGAACGGTCACGACCTGTTCAGAGTAGCGCACGTGAGGCCGTTGGCGCACGTGGACTCGGTTCCGGCCCTAGCCGCCGCGTCCGTCACGCCTGTGACGGGAGCGGCCTCTGTCTTGCCGCGTCTCAACGTGCGCCGCCTCATCTTTGAGCGCACGGTAGCTCGCCAGGCGTCTCTCGGACAACCTGCCATCCTCGACCGCCTCCCGCAGCGCGCAACCGGGTTCCCGAACGTGACGGCAGTCCGCGAAGCGGCACCGCTCGGCAAGCTGTTCGACGTCAGGAAACGCCGCCGCGATCCCTTCGCCGCCGCTCAGGAGTGCGAGCGCCCTCATCCCCGGCGTGTCGATGAGGATGCTCCCGTCCGCCAGAAAGAACATCTCGCGGGCGACGGTCGTGTGGCGCCCCTTCCCATCCGTTTCGCGCACCGCTGCGGTCTGCTGCACCTCGTCCCCAACCAAACTGTTCACCAGCGTCGATTTCCCAACTCCCGAGGCGCCAAAGAACGCGCCGGATTTGCCCCTTCCAAGGCAAGCCGTGATCGCATCAACGCCCTCTCCCGTAATGGCGCAGGTTACAAGCGTTTCGATACCCAGTGCGACCGCCGAGACCTCGGCGCGCGCAGTCTGAACGTCAGTCGCGAGGTCGGACTTGGTCAACACGACGACCGGCTGCGCGCCGCTCTCCCACGCCAGCACGAGTTCGCGTTCGAGCCGAGCGATGTTGGGCCCTGGACTGAGCGCCTGCACCACGAATGCGACATCGACATTAGCCACCACAACCTGCTCAACCCCTTGCTCACCAGGGTCTTTGCGCGAAAACGCCGAGACGCGCGGTATGATCGCCTCAACTATCGCCAGGTCGTGCCCTTCCGGACGCGCCAGCGCGACCCAGTCGCCGACCACGATCCTCGCGTCACCCAAGTCCCGCAGGTGAGCGGCGGGCTCCGCACGCAGCGGCCCGGTCTCGGTAAGCACCAGCGGCTGTCCTCGATCGACCCGGCTCACGCGACCGGGCACGAAGCCCTTCTCGGCAAGGTGGACGAACAGCTCCTCGAAGTGTCCCGAGAAACCGAGCGCGCTAAGATCACGGGGCGGCTCGGCCCGGGACGCGAGGCCGCCAGGCGCCCCGCTTGCATGTGGCATGATCTTCTCCGGCACATGGGATAGGATACCCGTCACGCCCTCGCCACCAACACCACTGCTGTGTCCGCTCGCAGGTTGGGCCACAGTCGCGCAGAGCGCACGCCACCCACCCGGACATCTGTGATGAGCGGGATTTCGCGCTCTATCGCCCCGCCGTTCCCGGCGACAAAGTCGCGGAAGTCGGTGATCGTCGTGTGATGGATATTGGGCGTGTTGTACCACGTGAACGGTATCGAGCGAGAGACCGGCATGCGGCCCCTCAGGGCAAGGTAACCGCGCACCCGCCAGTGCCCAAAGTTGGGAAACGTCACGACTCCCCGGCGCCCGACTCGAAGCATCTCGCGCAACACGAACGCGGGGCGCCTGACAACCTGCAGTGTCTGGGAGAGCACAACGAAGTCGAATGCGTCGTCACGGTAGCCAGGAAGTCCTTCGTCGAGGTCGATCTGCACCACCGACAGTCCCCGTGCAAGAGCGTTCGCGATGTCTGGCGAACTAAGGTCAACACCGCGCACCGTGCATCCCTTCTCATCGCGAAGGTGCGCCATGAGCGACCCGTCCCCGCAACCCAAATCAAGCACTCGGCTTTCCGGAGGAATCATCTCGCTGATCAGGCGAAGGTCGGACCGGAGCAGCTCTGCCGCGGTCATCAGGCACCACCTCTTCCCTGCGTCTTACGCGCGCGCTCCTCAGCCACGATGCGGGCGAGAAACGGCTCCAAGTAACGTCGCTGCTGCTCTGGCTCGAGCAGAAACGCATCGTGCCCGTACGGGCTTTGAATCTCTGCGAACGAGACTTCCGCATCAGCGGCCTTGAGTGCGTCGACAAGCTCGCGCGCCTGGTACGTGGGGAAGAGCCAGTCGCTTGAAAACGACAGAACGAGCACCCGTGCGCTCATTCCCGCAAGCGCATCGGCCAGCGACGGGTAACCCGCCGAGAGATCAAAATAGTCCATCGCCTTGGTCATGTAGAGATACGTGTTGGCATCGAAGCGCTCGACGAACTTGCGCCCCTGATACGCAAGGTAGCTCTCGACCTCGAACTCCGTGACGAACTCAAACGCGTGCTCCGCGCGATCGCGCAAACGCCGTCCAAACTTGGCGCGCATCGAATCGTCCGAGAGGTACGTGATGTGCCCGATCATGCGCGCGACGGCGAGTCCATGGCTCGGCTGACCGCGTTCATAGTAGTCGCCGTCAGTGAACCCCTGATCGCCAAGAATCGCTGTCCGCCCGACTTCGTTAAACGCTATCGCCTGTGCGGCAAGCCGCCACGTGGTCGCTATCACCGCGACCGAGGCCACCCGGTCAGGGTGCCGTTGCGCCCACCTGAGCGCCTGCATCCCGCCCATCGAACCGCCCACGACACACGCGAGCCGCTCTATGCCAAGCGAATTGAGGAGCGCCGCTTGGACGTCAACCATGTCTTCGATCGTGACGAGCGGGAAACGCAGGCCGTACGGCGAATTGGTGGCGGGATCCGTCGAACCCGGCCCAGTGGTGCCTGAGCACCCTCCGAGAACATTCGCGCAGATCACGAAGTACCGCTCCGTGTCGATCGCCTTGCCGGGGCCAACAACCGGTTCCCACCAGCCCGGACGCACCTCGCCGAAGCGGTCCGGACCGTTCGCGACGTGAGCGTCACCGGAAAGCGCGTGACACACCAAGACGGCATTCGCTCTCATCTCGTCAAGCGTGCCAAATGTCTCATACGCCACCGCCAC
This region of Clostridiales bacterium genomic DNA includes:
- a CDS encoding homoserine O-acetyltransferase, whose amino-acid sequence is MIRDERAVGGGGASAHASEPPASGPRIIELSGGFDLVSGHRLEHVAVAYETFGTLDEMRANAVLVCHALSGDAHVANGPDRFGEVRPGWWEPVVGPGKAIDTERYFVICANVLGGCSGTTGPGSTDPATNSPYGLRFPLVTIEDMVDVQAALLNSLGIERLACVVGGSMGGMQALRWAQRHPDRVASVAVIATTWRLAAQAIAFNEVGRTAILGDQGFTDGDYYERGQPSHGLAVARMIGHITYLSDDSMRAKFGRRLRDRAEHAFEFVTEFEVESYLAYQGRKFVERFDANTYLYMTKAMDYFDLSAGYPSLADALAGMSARVLVLSFSSDWLFPTYQARELVDALKAADAEVSFAEIQSPYGHDAFLLEPEQQRRYLEPFLARIVAEERARKTQGRGGA
- the metW gene encoding methionine biosynthesis protein MetW encodes the protein MTAAELLRSDLRLISEMIPPESRVLDLGCGDGSLMAHLRDEKGCTVRGVDLSSPDIANALARGLSVVQIDLDEGLPGYRDDAFDFVVLSQTLQVVRRPAFVLREMLRVGRRGVVTFPNFGHWRVRGYLALRGRMPVSRSIPFTWYNTPNIHHTTITDFRDFVAGNGGAIEREIPLITDVRVGGVRSARLWPNLRADTAVVLVARA